A portion of the Acidobacteriota bacterium genome contains these proteins:
- a CDS encoding response regulator, with protein sequence MKVLIIDDDADIRSIARLTLSRLGGMEVVEAASGAEGVRKAQNEKPDVILLDMMMPAMDGSETLAALRSQPATAMTPVILLTAMAIGAEVERMTALGAAGVLIKPFDPRTLSEDVRALIKRPLDS encoded by the coding sequence ATGAAGGTCCTGATTATCGACGACGACGCAGACATCCGGTCGATTGCGCGGCTGACCCTCAGTCGCCTGGGCGGCATGGAGGTGGTCGAGGCCGCCAGCGGCGCCGAGGGTGTGCGCAAAGCCCAGAACGAGAAGCCTGACGTGATTCTGCTCGACATGATGATGCCGGCGATGGACGGCTCGGAGACACTGGCGGCGCTCCGCTCGCAACCGGCCACCGCCATGACGCCCGTGATCCTCCTGACGGCTATGGCCATAGGGGCCGAGGTCGAGCGCATGACGGCTCTTGGTGCGGCCGGCGTCTTGATCAAGCCCTTCGATCCTCGCACGTTGTCAGAGGACGTGCGAGCCCTCATCAAACGGCCGCTCGACTCCTGA